A stretch of Candidatus Atribacteria bacterium ADurb.Bin276 DNA encodes these proteins:
- the mrdB gene encoding Rod shape-determining protein RodA, producing MKTVKMFPIIILSLNIVGLLAVYSTDPLRGEAVFIQTFFGRQLMWSLLGWLVFWGISRIHYHWFIKLEWMIYLIIILSLIVVLFFGSGDDVGTRRWILFRSVQPSEFSKVGMAVFLAAFLSAQPEDYGSWQLLLKTSFLSIIPTGLIFLEPDLGTALVIIVLWFSALFFCGFQWKKILAVFAGLVGLIPFFWLVLHDYQRKRLLSFFAPQSDPLGTGYNVLQSKITIGAGSFFGKGWLSGTQSQLRFLPAHYTDFIFASWCEQWGFVGGVIILALFFWLIWSIFRIGIETPDLEGKILTTLFGSMFVFQVMINVGMNMGVMPVTGIPLPFISYGGSSLFINMIAMGMVWNIAQSGGNE from the coding sequence ATGAAAACGGTTAAAATGTTTCCCATCATTATTCTTTCTCTCAATATAGTTGGTCTTTTGGCAGTTTATAGTACCGATCCCCTTCGTGGTGAAGCTGTCTTTATTCAGACCTTTTTTGGAAGACAACTGATGTGGAGTCTATTGGGCTGGTTAGTTTTTTGGGGAATTAGTCGTATTCATTACCATTGGTTTATCAAGTTGGAATGGATGATTTATTTAATTATAATTCTCTCTTTAATAGTAGTTTTGTTTTTTGGAAGTGGAGATGATGTAGGAACTCGACGTTGGATATTATTTCGTTCCGTTCAACCTTCAGAGTTTTCTAAAGTTGGAATGGCGGTTTTTTTAGCAGCGTTTTTGAGTGCTCAACCTGAAGACTATGGAAGCTGGCAACTTCTTCTAAAAACATCGTTTTTATCAATTATCCCAACTGGTTTGATATTCCTTGAACCGGATTTGGGGACAGCTTTGGTCATAATAGTTCTTTGGTTTTCGGCGTTATTTTTTTGTGGCTTTCAATGGAAAAAAATTTTGGCGGTTTTTGCTGGTTTAGTAGGTTTAATTCCATTTTTTTGGTTGGTTTTACACGACTATCAAAGAAAGCGGTTGCTTTCTTTTTTTGCTCCTCAATCTGATCCCCTGGGAACCGGTTATAATGTTCTGCAATCGAAAATTACTATTGGAGCAGGGAGTTTTTTTGGAAAGGGTTGGCTTTCGGGAACCCAATCCCAACTCCGGTTCCTTCCCGCTCATTATACCGATTTTATTTTTGCTTCTTGGTGTGAACAATGGGGCTTTGTTGGGGGTGTGATTATCCTTGCTCTATTTTTCTGGCTTATTTGGTCAATTTTCCGGATTGGGATAGAAACACCTGATTTAGAGGGTAAGATACTTACTACTCTCTTTGGTTCAATGTTTGTATTTCAAGTGATGATTAATGTTGGAATGAATATGGGTGTTATGCCGGTTACCGGTATTCCCTTGCCGTTTATTAGTTATGGAGGGAGTTCGCTGTTTATCAATATGATAGCCATGGGGATGGTATGGAATATTGCCCAGTCGGGAGGAAACGAATAG
- the miaB_2 gene encoding (Dimethylallyl)adenosine tRNA methylthiotransferase MiaB yields MVEKIPDQENFFKNELLKITKPARYIGEEWNILVKNPSQTTCSVVLGFPDIYEIGMSHLGLKILYQILNDLPGVRAERAFVPWPDLGKLMKEKSIPLFSLENKIPIRSFDIVGLSLQTEMNFTNILYFLDLSQIPFRSSEREDDFPIIIGGGASTCNPEPISDFFDAFLIGEGEEAFVEIIQIVSAMKGQRKGDILSELAKVVGVYIPSFYQVGYSKNGIISKIQTMNKRAFPQIQRRWLKDLDNALYPEAIPVPYISIVHDRIPLEISRGCTRGCRFCQAGMIYRPHRERSPENIVHLAEKLVTSTGYEEISLLSLSSTDHSRIEEIISNLSRRFEAKNVNISLPSIRMDTFSVQIAQNLKRVRKSGLTFAPEAGTDRLRRIINKGLTDQEIFSTLEKVFEGGWDDVKLYFMFGLPDEKESDLIGISQLVNEGLQIGKKIRGKRVSIHLNLSAFVPKPHTPFQWMGQNSLEEFEEKIQRIKAGFSRDRRLIRMNWSDFKESTLEAVLSRGDRRLSRVIEKAYHLGQIMDGWREFFSFERWKLAFEEVGLDYHFYSERWRDPKEILPWDHISSGVKKEYLLKELEKSRRQEVTPRCIHFQECMSCGVCSS; encoded by the coding sequence GTGGTAGAAAAAATACCAGATCAAGAGAATTTTTTTAAAAACGAATTGCTCAAGATTACCAAACCAGCACGTTATATAGGAGAAGAATGGAATATACTTGTAAAAAATCCTTCCCAAACGACCTGCTCAGTTGTGCTTGGGTTTCCCGATATCTATGAAATAGGAATGTCTCACTTAGGGCTAAAAATTCTTTATCAGATATTAAACGACCTTCCCGGGGTTCGTGCTGAACGAGCTTTTGTCCCTTGGCCAGATTTAGGAAAACTCATGAAAGAAAAGAGCATCCCGCTTTTTAGCTTAGAGAACAAAATCCCCATCCGATCTTTTGACATAGTGGGGCTTAGCCTGCAAACCGAGATGAATTTTACCAATATCCTTTATTTTCTCGATTTATCTCAAATCCCTTTTCGAAGTTCGGAAAGGGAAGATGACTTTCCTATTATCATTGGTGGTGGAGCATCAACCTGTAATCCAGAGCCCATCAGTGATTTTTTTGATGCTTTTTTGATTGGTGAAGGGGAAGAGGCTTTTGTAGAAATCATCCAAATTGTTTCGGCTATGAAAGGTCAAAGAAAAGGTGATATTTTATCCGAATTAGCAAAAGTTGTGGGAGTTTATATACCAAGTTTTTATCAGGTTGGTTATTCAAAAAATGGTATTATTTCAAAAATTCAAACCATGAATAAAAGGGCATTTCCTCAGATTCAGAGAAGATGGCTTAAAGATTTAGATAATGCTCTCTATCCAGAGGCAATACCAGTTCCATATATAAGCATCGTTCATGATCGAATTCCCCTGGAAATTTCACGGGGTTGCACCCGAGGTTGTCGTTTTTGTCAAGCGGGCATGATCTATCGACCTCACCGAGAACGATCTCCGGAAAACATAGTTCATCTCGCAGAAAAATTGGTGACTTCAACCGGTTACGAAGAAATATCTCTTCTTTCTTTAAGTAGCACGGATCATTCTCGGATCGAAGAAATCATCTCCAATCTCTCTCGACGATTTGAAGCAAAAAATGTTAATATTTCACTTCCTTCCATACGGATGGATACTTTCTCGGTCCAAATTGCTCAGAATTTAAAACGAGTTCGGAAAAGTGGTCTCACTTTTGCTCCTGAAGCAGGTACCGATCGTCTTCGCCGGATAATCAATAAAGGATTAACCGATCAGGAAATATTTTCAACTTTAGAAAAAGTCTTTGAAGGTGGTTGGGATGATGTTAAACTTTACTTTATGTTTGGACTTCCTGATGAAAAAGAATCGGACCTGATCGGAATTTCCCAGTTGGTGAACGAAGGTCTTCAAATCGGAAAAAAAATTCGCGGTAAAAGAGTGAGCATCCATTTAAACCTTTCCGCTTTTGTGCCAAAACCACATACTCCTTTTCAATGGATGGGTCAGAATAGTCTGGAAGAATTTGAAGAAAAAATCCAGAGAATAAAGGCTGGTTTTTCCAGGGATCGTCGCTTGATCCGTATGAATTGGTCGGACTTTAAGGAAAGCACCCTCGAAGCAGTATTATCTCGCGGTGATCGGAGGCTATCAAGAGTGATCGAAAAAGCCTACCATTTAGGTCAAATTATGGATGGTTGGCGGGAATTCTTTTCTTTTGAAAGATGGAAACTAGCCTTTGAAGAAGTAGGTTTGGATTATCACTTTTATTCAGAAAGATGGCGAGACCCAAAAGAAATTCTTCCCTGGGATCATATCTCCTCTGGAGTGAAGAAGGAATATTTATTAAAAGAGTTGGAAAAATCTCGCCGCCAAGAGGTTACACCCAGATGTATTCATTTTCAGGAATGTATGAGTTGTGGGGTTTGTTCATCATGA